One window from the genome of Vibrio vulnificus NBRC 15645 = ATCC 27562 encodes:
- the yhbY gene encoding ribosome assembly RNA-binding protein YhbY, translated as MNLSTKQKQHLKGLAHSLKPVVLTGANGLTEAVLAEIEIALNFHELIKVKIASEDRETKLLIVDAIVRETGAEKVQVIGKTLVLYRQSEERKIELPRK; from the coding sequence ATGAACCTAAGCACCAAACAAAAGCAGCACCTAAAAGGCCTGGCTCACAGTTTAAAACCTGTTGTGCTAACGGGCGCAAATGGACTTACTGAAGCCGTGCTAGCCGAAATCGAAATCGCATTGAACTTTCACGAGCTGATCAAAGTAAAGATCGCATCTGAAGATCGTGAAACAAAATTGCTGATTGTTGATGCCATTGTGCGTGAAACTGGCGCAGAGAAAGTGCAAGTAATTGGTAAGACACTTGTACTTTATCGCCAATCTGAAGAGCGCAAGATTGAACTTCCTCGTAAGTAA
- the glmM gene encoding phosphoglucosamine mutase, producing the protein MSDKRRYFGTDGVRGKVGQYPITPDFVLKLGWAAGRVLAKQGTKKVIIGKDTRISGYMLESALEAGLAAAGLKATFTGPMPTPAVAYLTQTFRAEAGIVISASHNPYYDNGIKFFSSEGTKLPDDIELAIEAELDKEIECVESAELGKATRLNDAAGRYIEFCKSTFPSELSLAKLKIVVDCANGATYHIAPNVFTELGADVIAMGVTPNGTNINHEVGATDVRALQQRVVEEQADLGLAFDGDGDRIIMVDHLGNKVDGDQIAYIIARDALRRGELKGGVVGTLMTNLGMENGLKQLGIPFVRAAVGDRYVMEKLLEKGWKIGAENSGHVILLDKVTTGDAIVAALQVLASVVGSELSLNELSKGMTLYPQVLENVRFAGQGNPLEAEAVKKAVEDVEADLGSKGRVLLRKSGTEPLIRVMVEGEDGELVQNSALKIAQAVKDNC; encoded by the coding sequence ATGTCGGATAAAAGACGTTATTTTGGTACAGATGGTGTTCGTGGGAAAGTAGGCCAGTATCCTATTACTCCCGACTTTGTACTAAAACTTGGCTGGGCTGCAGGTCGTGTATTGGCGAAGCAAGGAACGAAAAAAGTTATTATCGGCAAAGATACGCGTATTTCAGGCTATATGCTTGAGTCTGCTTTAGAGGCGGGGCTTGCGGCTGCGGGCTTAAAGGCGACTTTTACTGGGCCGATGCCAACACCTGCTGTGGCGTACTTGACACAAACATTCCGCGCTGAAGCTGGTATTGTGATCTCGGCTTCTCACAATCCATACTATGACAATGGCATCAAATTTTTCTCTTCTGAAGGGACAAAATTACCCGATGATATTGAGTTAGCTATTGAAGCTGAGTTGGATAAAGAAATCGAATGCGTAGAGTCTGCAGAATTAGGTAAAGCGACACGTCTCAACGACGCGGCCGGTCGTTATATTGAATTTTGTAAAAGTACGTTTCCTTCAGAGTTGAGCCTAGCAAAACTTAAAATCGTTGTAGATTGTGCGAATGGTGCAACGTATCACATTGCGCCAAATGTGTTTACTGAACTGGGTGCTGATGTTATTGCTATGGGCGTAACACCAAACGGTACCAATATTAACCATGAAGTAGGCGCAACCGATGTACGTGCTCTACAACAACGTGTTGTTGAAGAGCAAGCGGATTTAGGATTGGCGTTTGACGGTGATGGTGACCGAATTATCATGGTTGATCACTTAGGCAATAAAGTCGACGGCGACCAAATTGCCTATATTATTGCGCGAGATGCATTGCGTCGTGGTGAACTCAAAGGGGGCGTAGTAGGTACCCTTATGACTAACCTTGGTATGGAAAATGGCCTCAAGCAACTGGGTATTCCATTTGTACGCGCTGCGGTTGGCGATCGCTATGTAATGGAAAAACTGTTGGAGAAAGGTTGGAAGATCGGCGCTGAAAACTCTGGACACGTAATTCTGCTGGATAAAGTAACTACTGGCGATGCCATTGTTGCCGCATTGCAGGTGTTGGCATCTGTTGTGGGCAGTGAGCTATCACTAAATGAGCTTTCAAAAGGCATGACACTTTACCCGCAAGTGCTCGAAAACGTGCGCTTTGCTGGACAAGGCAATCCACTAGAAGCCGAAGCCGTTAAAAAAGCCGTGGAAGACGTTGAAGCCGATTTAGGCAGTAAAGGCCGAGTTCTTCTACGTAAATCAGGTACCGAGCCATTAATTCGTGTGATGGTAGAAGGCGAAGATGGTGAACTTGTACAAAATAGTGCACTTAAAATTGCACAAGCAGTGAAAGACAACTGCTAA
- a CDS encoding YbaN family protein codes for MKHHPIKDKEAFRRKGYNCIGWTCVILGTIGITVPLLPTVPFILLALYCFGKSSPIFQQWLLNHPKLGPLAQRLNKKQGLTRREKIHSLLLIWVSMLSVLFFVAYGTHWQYAILSLLLFETWFILRFKTYQQVEKKRL; via the coding sequence ATGAAACATCACCCAATAAAAGACAAAGAAGCTTTTCGCCGTAAAGGTTACAACTGCATTGGCTGGACGTGTGTCATTCTAGGCACGATTGGCATCACAGTACCACTGTTACCTACGGTGCCCTTTATCCTATTGGCACTTTACTGCTTCGGGAAATCTTCCCCTATTTTTCAACAGTGGCTACTCAACCATCCTAAGCTTGGCCCTTTAGCACAGCGCCTTAACAAGAAACAAGGTTTAACGAGGCGAGAAAAAATTCACTCTTTGCTGTTGATTTGGGTATCTATGCTCAGCGTATTATTTTTTGTGGCTTACGGTACACATTGGCAGTACGCTATTTTGTCGCTTCTCCTCTTTGAAACTTGGTTCATCTTACGTTTCAAAACCTATCAACAAGTAGAAAAAAAGCGCCTTTAA
- a CDS encoding IS1182 family transposase — protein sequence MLQEPTPQQYELEMVTMEQLVPKNHLVRKIDNAIDFEFIRDEVAHLYCKDNGRPPVDPVRLFKIILLGYIFGIKSERQLVKEIEVNVAYRWFLRMSLTEKVIHASTLSQNRIRRFNGTDVFERIFINIVEQAMTKGLVAGQELFTDSTHLKANANKNKHTNKVTAVRASAYLDMLDDDVALDREKAGKKPLKARESESKTKNTKTSTTDPESGFMTRDNKPQGFFYLDHRTVDGQHGIILDTYTTAGNINDSQPYVQRLDYTLATFQLNPIAVGLDAGYFTAPVAESLERRGILGVFGYRRPSRTKNAFKKKHFTYDAQRDCYQCPNGQALLYKTTSRDAYREYHSDPKECAFCPMRDDCTQSKNMKKVITRHIYSDAVERANQMRLSSYGKKTYRRRSETVERSFADAKQHHGHRYARFRGLANVQMQCWLAAAAQNIKKIALVVNYLRKMGLNMAEIRQILASVYPCNEWELLRTI from the coding sequence ATGCTTCAAGAACCGACTCCGCAACAATACGAACTGGAAATGGTGACGATGGAACAGTTAGTTCCTAAAAACCATTTAGTGCGCAAAATCGATAATGCTATCGACTTTGAATTCATTCGTGATGAAGTCGCTCATCTTTATTGTAAAGATAATGGGCGTCCACCTGTTGACCCTGTTCGTCTCTTCAAAATCATCTTGCTTGGTTATATCTTTGGTATAAAAAGTGAGCGTCAGCTCGTTAAAGAAATTGAAGTGAATGTCGCTTACCGTTGGTTCTTACGGATGTCATTAACAGAGAAAGTCATCCACGCTTCGACTCTAAGCCAAAACCGCATTCGTCGCTTTAATGGCACGGATGTATTCGAACGTATTTTTATCAATATCGTAGAGCAAGCCATGACGAAAGGCTTGGTCGCGGGTCAAGAGCTCTTTACGGACAGTACTCATCTCAAAGCGAACGCCAACAAGAATAAACACACCAATAAAGTCACGGCGGTTCGCGCGAGTGCCTATCTTGATATGCTGGATGACGACGTCGCGTTAGACCGAGAAAAAGCGGGTAAGAAGCCTCTTAAGGCTCGTGAATCAGAGTCAAAAACAAAGAATACCAAAACCAGCACCACTGACCCAGAGAGTGGCTTCATGACTCGTGATAATAAGCCACAAGGCTTCTTCTACCTCGACCATCGAACCGTTGATGGTCAACATGGAATTATCCTCGATACCTATACCACCGCGGGCAACATCAATGACTCACAGCCTTACGTTCAACGCTTAGATTACACGCTTGCTACATTCCAATTGAACCCGATAGCCGTTGGACTGGATGCGGGCTACTTTACCGCTCCAGTGGCGGAGTCACTTGAACGTCGAGGTATTCTTGGCGTGTTCGGTTATCGACGTCCATCGAGAACGAAAAATGCGTTCAAAAAGAAACACTTTACTTACGATGCGCAAAGAGACTGCTACCAGTGTCCGAATGGTCAGGCGTTGCTTTATAAAACCACGTCACGCGATGCCTACCGAGAATACCACTCAGACCCGAAAGAGTGTGCGTTCTGTCCAATGAGGGATGACTGTACTCAAAGCAAAAACATGAAGAAAGTGATTACTCGGCATATCTATAGCGATGCCGTAGAGAGAGCAAATCAAATGCGGCTTTCTTCCTATGGTAAGAAGACCTATCGACGTCGAAGTGAAACAGTAGAACGGAGCTTTGCAGATGCCAAGCAACATCATGGTCATCGTTATGCTCGCTTCCGAGGTCTAGCCAACGTGCAAATGCAATGTTGGTTGGCAGCGGCAGCCCAAAACATCAAGAAGATAGCGTTGGTGGTGAACTATCTACGAAAAATGGGCTTAAATATGGCAGAAATAAGGCAGATACTTGCTTCTGTATACCCATGTAATGAATGGGAACTTCTGCGCACGATATAA
- a CDS encoding porin, with protein MKKTLIALSVSAAAVATGVNAAELYNQDGTSLDMGGRAEARLSMKDGKVADNSRIRLNFLGKVEIQDGLYGVGFYEGEFTTADEGENKTNNNLDNRYTYAGLGGQFGEVTYGKNDGALGVITDFTDIMAYHGNSAADKIAVADRVDNMIAYKGQFDALSVKASYRFADRSEGTGVDAGKYVDNGQDGYSLSAIYAIGQTGLTLGGGYADQDEQNEYMLAASYTMGDLYFAGIYTDGEKAKEKGDYTGYELAAKYTMGQTVFTTTYNNAETNSQTSADNFAVDATYYFKPNFRGYVSYNFNLIDSGDKIGTVGGAGYATATKINAEDELALGLRYDF; from the coding sequence ATGAAAAAGACATTAATCGCACTTTCTGTATCTGCTGCTGCAGTGGCAACTGGTGTTAACGCTGCTGAACTTTACAACCAAGATGGTACTTCTCTAGACATGGGCGGCCGTGCTGAAGCCCGCCTATCGATGAAAGATGGTAAAGTTGCAGACAACTCTCGTATCCGTCTTAACTTCCTAGGTAAAGTAGAAATCCAAGACGGCCTATACGGTGTGGGTTTCTACGAAGGTGAATTCACTACTGCTGATGAAGGCGAAAACAAAACAAACAACAACCTAGACAACCGTTACACTTACGCGGGTCTAGGCGGCCAGTTTGGTGAAGTGACTTACGGTAAAAACGATGGCGCTCTAGGTGTGATCACTGACTTCACCGATATCATGGCTTACCACGGTAACTCTGCGGCAGATAAAATCGCTGTTGCTGACCGCGTAGACAACATGATCGCTTACAAAGGTCAATTCGACGCACTAAGCGTGAAAGCAAGCTACCGTTTTGCTGACCGTTCAGAAGGCACTGGCGTAGACGCTGGTAAATATGTGGATAACGGTCAAGATGGTTACTCACTATCTGCTATCTACGCTATCGGCCAAACTGGCCTAACGCTTGGTGGCGGTTACGCTGATCAAGACGAGCAAAATGAATACATGCTAGCGGCGTCTTACACTATGGGCGACCTATACTTTGCAGGTATCTACACCGATGGCGAAAAAGCAAAAGAAAAAGGCGATTACACTGGTTACGAGCTAGCAGCTAAGTACACTATGGGTCAAACCGTGTTCACCACTACGTACAACAACGCAGAAACGAACAGCCAAACTTCTGCTGATAACTTTGCCGTTGACGCAACCTACTACTTCAAACCTAACTTCCGTGGTTACGTTTCTTACAACTTCAACCTAATCGACTCTGGCGATAAGATTGGTACAGTTGGCGGCGCTGGCTACGCTACAGCAACTAAGATCAATGCAGAAGACGAGCTAGCACTAGGTCTACGTTACGACTTCTAA
- the greA gene encoding transcription elongation factor GreA encodes MEKVPMTARGEQLLRKELERLLKRRPLITEAIAEARELGDLKENAEYHAAREEQGICEAQIRDIEYKLSVAQVIDVSKMENNGKVIFGATVTLIDCDTEEEKTYQIVGDDEADIKSGRISVNSPIARGLIGKMEGDEVAISTPGGMKDFEIDSVEYR; translated from the coding sequence ATGGAAAAAGTTCCAATGACGGCTCGCGGCGAGCAATTGCTGCGTAAAGAATTAGAAAGACTTTTAAAAAGACGTCCACTGATCACTGAAGCGATTGCTGAAGCTCGTGAATTGGGTGATTTGAAAGAAAACGCAGAATATCACGCCGCTCGTGAAGAACAGGGCATCTGTGAAGCTCAAATTCGTGATATCGAATATAAACTTTCTGTCGCTCAAGTGATTGATGTGAGCAAAATGGAAAATAACGGCAAAGTTATTTTCGGTGCAACGGTTACTTTGATTGACTGCGATACAGAAGAAGAAAAAACCTACCAAATCGTGGGTGATGATGAAGCGGACATTAAATCTGGCCGTATCTCTGTCAACTCACCGATAGCTCGTGGCCTCATTGGCAAGATGGAAGGCGACGAAGTAGCGATTTCAACGCCAGGTGGTATGAAAGATTTTGAAATTGATAGCGTGGAATACCGATAA
- the ftsH gene encoding ATP-dependent zinc metalloprotease FtsH, with translation MAKNLILWLVIAVVLMSVFQSFGPGESNGRAVDYTTFVQEVGQGQIQEATFKDGEITFVRRGGGGKFVTYMPVYDQKLLDDLINQNVKVQGTPPEEQSLLGTIFISWFPMILLIGVWIFFMRQMQGGGGKGAMSFGKSKARMMSEEQIKTTFGDVAGCDEAKEDVKELVDYLRDPSRFQKLGGKIPTGVLMVGPPGTGKTLLAKAIAGEAKVPFFTISGSDFVEMFVGVGASRVRDMFEQAKKASPCIIFIDEIDAVGRQRGAGVGGGHDEREQTLNQMLVEMDGFEGNEGIIVIAATNRPDVLDPALLRPGRFDRQVVVGLPDVRGREQILKVHMRKVPLAGDVEPSLIARGTPGFSGADLANLVNEAALFAARGNKRNVSMVEFELAKDKIMMGAERRSMVMSEEIKESTAYHEAGHAIVGRLVPEHDPVYKVSIIPRGRALGVTMYLPEQDRVSMSRQHLESMISSLYGGRLAEELIYGVDRVSTGASNDIERATDIARKMVTQWGFSEKLGPMLYAEEEGEVFLGRSVTQTKHMSDDTAKLIDDEVRKLIDRNYERARQILIDNMDIMHAMKDALMKYETIDAGQIDDLMARKETIREPAGWGDQAATEKTEKSEAKAEEKTAEPEVTAQSQPDEVQQPTDKKDAE, from the coding sequence ATGGCAAAAAATTTAATTCTGTGGCTGGTTATCGCTGTCGTGTTAATGTCGGTATTTCAGAGCTTTGGCCCTGGAGAAAGTAACGGCAGAGCAGTGGATTACACCACATTCGTACAGGAAGTTGGTCAAGGCCAGATTCAAGAAGCAACGTTTAAAGACGGTGAAATTACCTTCGTTAGACGTGGCGGCGGCGGTAAGTTTGTAACTTACATGCCGGTATACGATCAGAAATTGCTGGACGACCTGATCAACCAAAACGTTAAAGTACAAGGTACGCCTCCAGAAGAGCAAAGCTTGCTCGGTACTATCTTTATTTCCTGGTTCCCAATGATTCTACTCATTGGTGTATGGATTTTCTTCATGCGTCAAATGCAAGGTGGCGGTGGCAAAGGTGCCATGTCATTTGGTAAGAGCAAAGCTCGCATGATGAGTGAAGAGCAGATCAAAACGACGTTTGGTGATGTCGCAGGTTGTGACGAAGCCAAAGAAGACGTTAAAGAGCTAGTGGATTATCTACGTGACCCAAGCCGTTTCCAGAAGCTGGGTGGTAAGATTCCAACTGGTGTTTTGATGGTGGGCCCTCCAGGTACGGGTAAAACCTTATTGGCAAAAGCCATTGCTGGTGAGGCGAAAGTCCCATTTTTCACTATTTCCGGTTCTGACTTCGTTGAAATGTTTGTTGGTGTTGGTGCATCGCGTGTTCGTGATATGTTCGAACAGGCAAAAAAAGCCTCACCATGTATCATCTTCATTGATGAAATTGACGCCGTAGGTCGCCAACGTGGTGCCGGTGTCGGTGGTGGTCACGATGAACGTGAACAAACACTAAACCAAATGCTAGTAGAAATGGATGGTTTCGAAGGTAACGAAGGCATTATCGTTATTGCGGCAACCAACCGTCCAGATGTTTTGGACCCTGCACTGCTGCGTCCTGGGCGTTTTGACCGTCAAGTTGTGGTCGGTCTGCCCGACGTACGTGGTCGTGAACAGATCCTAAAAGTGCATATGCGTAAAGTACCGCTAGCGGGTGACGTTGAGCCTTCTCTTATTGCGCGTGGTACACCAGGGTTTTCGGGTGCTGATTTGGCCAACCTAGTTAACGAAGCAGCACTATTTGCTGCGCGTGGCAATAAACGCAATGTCTCTATGGTTGAATTTGAACTGGCAAAAGACAAAATCATGATGGGTGCAGAACGTCGCTCTATGGTGATGTCTGAAGAAATCAAAGAGTCAACGGCGTACCATGAAGCGGGCCATGCGATTGTTGGTCGCCTCGTGCCTGAGCATGATCCTGTTTACAAAGTGTCGATTATTCCTCGCGGGCGTGCACTTGGTGTCACCATGTACTTGCCAGAGCAAGACCGAGTCAGTATGTCTCGTCAGCACTTAGAGTCTATGATTTCAAGCCTATATGGCGGTCGTTTAGCTGAAGAGCTGATTTACGGCGTAGATCGTGTATCAACAGGGGCTTCAAACGATATCGAACGTGCAACTGATATTGCTCGCAAGATGGTGACACAGTGGGGCTTCTCGGAAAAACTTGGTCCAATGCTTTATGCAGAAGAAGAAGGTGAAGTTTTCTTAGGTCGTAGTGTGACACAAACTAAACATATGTCAGACGACACCGCAAAACTGATTGATGATGAAGTTCGTAAGTTGATTGACCGCAACTATGAGCGTGCAAGACAAATCCTAATCGATAACATGGATATCATGCACGCAATGAAAGATGCGTTAATGAAATACGAAACCATCGATGCTGGTCAAATTGATGATCTGATGGCTCGCAAAGAGACCATTCGTGAACCTGCGGGTTGGGGTGATCAAGCGGCAACGGAGAAAACGGAAAAATCAGAAGCAAAAGCTGAAGAGAAAACCGCAGAGCCGGAAGTGACTGCTCAGTCTCAACCAGATGAAGTTCAGCAGCCTACTGACAAAAAAGATGCAGAATAG
- the dacB gene encoding serine-type D-Ala-D-Ala carboxypeptidase, translating into MRFLASLFASSFCFLLAASPTIQAEEYSPLSNLPDGSRSSIWVEDLQSQTSWQTLAQNTRFFPPASTLKLATALAAKLELEDDFAFTTELLSNGRDISIRFSGDPTLKTAHLKQLLEVYKQQNGANIRGDLWLDNSVFTGYERAVGWPWDILGVCYSAPSSAITLDENCAQASIYTSADGNTRVYVPEQYPIHVTTNAKTVSKAIQQSNHCDLELLTGDNNQYQLQGCLVERDKPLPLKFAIQDSTQYTSRTLYTLLRKLKIELGGEIKIGVMPNKANVIASHSSATLPELLDTMLKDSDNLIADNLTKAIGARFYLQPGSFANGTEAVKQILYSKAGIDLSRAQLADGSGLSRNNRINPMDMMSILKYIWQHDKELGLVALMPKSGESGTLKYRQSMRSDPVKGQIVAKSGSLYGSYNMAGFVLDQNGQPSAAFIQFITDYYPDKEESGNVAPITRFEREFYRDLVEFTQVKHN; encoded by the coding sequence ATGCGTTTTCTCGCTTCACTTTTCGCATCGAGCTTTTGCTTCTTGCTTGCTGCTTCTCCCACCATTCAGGCAGAAGAATACTCACCACTAAGCAACCTCCCAGATGGCAGTAGAAGCAGTATTTGGGTTGAAGACTTACAAAGCCAAACCTCTTGGCAAACCTTAGCGCAAAATACCCGCTTTTTCCCGCCAGCAAGCACACTCAAACTGGCCACCGCCCTAGCGGCCAAACTGGAACTTGAAGACGACTTTGCCTTCACCACCGAACTGTTAAGCAATGGCCGTGACATCAGCATTCGGTTCTCTGGCGATCCCACGCTTAAAACCGCACATTTAAAACAGCTTTTAGAAGTCTACAAGCAGCAAAATGGCGCGAACATTCGTGGAGACCTTTGGCTCGACAACTCGGTGTTTACAGGCTATGAGCGCGCGGTGGGTTGGCCTTGGGATATTTTGGGTGTTTGCTACAGTGCCCCTTCAAGTGCCATTACATTAGATGAGAACTGCGCTCAGGCCTCTATTTACACATCGGCCGATGGCAATACACGAGTTTACGTGCCAGAGCAGTACCCGATTCACGTTACCACCAATGCGAAAACCGTCTCTAAAGCGATCCAACAGAGTAATCATTGCGACTTAGAGCTGTTGACGGGGGATAACAACCAATATCAGCTACAAGGCTGTCTGGTTGAGAGAGACAAGCCGTTGCCCCTTAAGTTCGCGATTCAAGACTCAACTCAATACACAAGCCGAACTTTATATACCTTGTTGAGAAAGCTCAAAATCGAACTTGGTGGAGAAATTAAAATTGGCGTCATGCCAAATAAAGCCAATGTCATTGCCAGCCACTCTTCAGCGACCTTGCCAGAGTTATTAGACACCATGCTAAAGGACTCTGATAATCTAATTGCCGACAACCTGACTAAAGCGATTGGGGCTCGCTTTTACTTGCAACCCGGTAGCTTTGCCAATGGCACTGAAGCGGTGAAACAGATTCTTTATTCCAAAGCAGGAATTGATCTTTCTCGCGCTCAACTCGCCGACGGTTCAGGCTTGTCACGTAATAATCGAATCAACCCTATGGATATGATGTCGATCTTAAAATACATCTGGCAACACGATAAAGAGCTCGGTTTAGTGGCATTGATGCCAAAGTCCGGAGAATCCGGTACCCTCAAGTACCGCCAAAGTATGCGCAGTGATCCAGTTAAAGGGCAGATCGTCGCTAAAAGTGGCTCACTTTATGGCAGCTATAATATGGCAGGATTTGTTTTAGACCAGAATGGACAGCCAAGCGCCGCCTTCATTCAATTTATTACCGATTACTACCCTGATAAAGAAGAGAGTGGCAATGTTGCGCCTATCACACGCTTTGAGCGTGAGTTTTATCGAGATTTAGTTGAGTTTACACAAGTAAAACACAACTAA
- the secG gene encoding preprotein translocase subunit SecG, translating into MFSVLLVIYLLAALGVIGLVLIQQGKGADMGASFGAGASNTVFGASGSGNFLTRTTAILATVFFIVSLTLGRMSTHKAESQWVDPTQGQVVEQVQDNVSEAPAKSDEIPQ; encoded by the coding sequence ATGTTTAGCGTTCTACTTGTGATTTACCTGTTGGCAGCGCTTGGTGTAATTGGCCTTGTGTTGATTCAGCAAGGTAAAGGCGCAGATATGGGAGCCTCGTTCGGTGCGGGCGCATCAAACACTGTTTTTGGTGCCAGCGGCTCAGGTAATTTCCTTACCCGAACAACTGCTATTTTAGCAACAGTATTTTTTATCGTGAGCTTAACGCTTGGTCGCATGTCGACTCATAAAGCAGAGTCTCAATGGGTTGATCCAACACAAGGTCAAGTTGTTGAACAAGTTCAAGATAACGTGAGTGAAGCTCCTGCTAAGTCAGATGAGATTCCTCAATAA
- the rlmE gene encoding 23S rRNA (uridine(2552)-2'-O)-methyltransferase RlmE — protein MSKQKHSASSSRWLKEHFDDKYANEARRKGYRSRAIFKLEEIQQKDKLLKPGMTVVDLGAAPGGWSQYAIGVVGDSGRVIACDILPMDSIAGVSFLQGDFREDAVLEALLERIQPDMVDVVMSDMAPNIAGNNSVDQPRAMYLVELALDMCRQVLAPNGSFVVKVFQGEGFDEYVKEVRNMFKVVKIRKPDSSRARSREVFVVATGYKG, from the coding sequence ATGAGTAAACAAAAACATTCAGCGAGCTCTAGCCGCTGGTTAAAAGAACACTTTGACGACAAGTATGCGAATGAAGCCAGACGAAAAGGTTACCGTTCTCGTGCTATCTTTAAACTTGAAGAAATTCAACAAAAAGACAAATTGCTAAAACCCGGTATGACGGTTGTTGATCTGGGTGCGGCTCCCGGTGGTTGGTCGCAATACGCCATTGGAGTGGTTGGTGATAGTGGTCGTGTGATTGCTTGTGATATTTTGCCGATGGATTCGATCGCTGGTGTTTCCTTCCTTCAAGGTGATTTTCGTGAGGATGCCGTTTTGGAAGCGCTGCTTGAACGTATTCAACCTGACATGGTGGATGTTGTGATGTCAGATATGGCGCCCAATATTGCCGGTAACAACTCAGTCGATCAGCCAAGAGCAATGTATTTAGTTGAATTAGCTTTAGATATGTGTCGACAAGTTCTTGCACCTAATGGTAGCTTTGTCGTAAAGGTTTTCCAGGGTGAAGGCTTCGATGAATATGTCAAAGAAGTCCGAAACATGTTTAAAGTCGTAAAAATCAGAAAACCAGATTCATCGCGAGCTCGCTCACGAGAAGTCTTTGTTGTAGCCACTGGTTACAAAGGTTAA
- the folP gene encoding dihydropteroate synthase yields MILRSQKKSLDLLFPVVMGILNVTPDSFSDGGQFNALDAALVQAERMIAAGVSIIDIGGESTRPGAPEVSLEEELKRVIPAIQAIRQKHDVWISIDTSKAEVMKQAIEAGADLINDVRALQEPGALAVAAKAQVPICLMHMQGQPRSMQHNPSYQDVLKEVGEFLEERVAACEEAGIAKELLILDPGFGFGKTIEHNYHLLAHLEAFHQLGLPILAGMSRKSMVFKLLNKKPAECMVASVTCATIAAMKGAQIIRVHDVEETVEAMRVIHMMHKNI; encoded by the coding sequence ATGATTCTACGTTCTCAAAAAAAATCTTTAGATCTTTTATTCCCTGTTGTGATGGGAATTCTTAATGTCACACCTGACTCGTTTTCCGATGGAGGCCAATTTAATGCGCTTGATGCGGCGTTGGTCCAAGCAGAGCGAATGATTGCTGCTGGTGTGAGTATCATTGATATCGGTGGTGAATCAACACGTCCAGGTGCGCCAGAAGTCTCACTGGAAGAAGAGTTGAAGCGCGTTATTCCGGCAATTCAAGCCATTCGGCAAAAGCATGATGTTTGGATCTCTATTGACACCAGCAAAGCGGAAGTGATGAAGCAAGCTATTGAAGCCGGTGCGGATCTCATTAATGATGTTCGCGCATTGCAGGAACCAGGGGCCTTGGCTGTTGCCGCGAAAGCCCAAGTGCCGATTTGTCTGATGCACATGCAAGGCCAGCCTCGAAGCATGCAGCATAACCCAAGCTATCAAGATGTGTTAAAAGAGGTCGGCGAATTTTTGGAAGAGCGTGTTGCAGCCTGTGAAGAAGCCGGTATTGCTAAAGAGCTGCTTATTCTTGACCCTGGATTTGGTTTTGGCAAAACCATCGAACACAATTATCATCTGTTAGCGCACTTAGAAGCGTTTCATCAATTAGGCTTGCCGATTTTGGCGGGCATGTCTCGCAAATCGATGGTTTTTAAATTACTGAACAAAAAGCCTGCAGAGTGCATGGTGGCTAGTGTAACATGTGCGACGATTGCTGCTATGAAAGGCGCTCAGATCATTCGTGTTCATGATGTCGAAGAGACCGTTGAAGCGATGCGAGTTATTCATATGATGCATAAAAATATCTGA